One part of the Microbulbifer sp. THAF38 genome encodes these proteins:
- a CDS encoding T6SS effector amidase Tae4 family protein translates to MVRFESLWENYPDDDPCDAKNRDGEKLFGNQCAIRLSHAMKKSGIKFNTFPKGRKCWVHPGEEHILAAAELADWIQNSKIPNMLVTENITGESWREKVESRKGIICFEDYYLRGDGSGGDHIDLWNGRAMTGIGSYFRTRFNIVIPSIWSDLGKSKKIRFFPVT, encoded by the coding sequence ATGGTACGGTTTGAGAGTTTGTGGGAAAACTACCCAGATGATGACCCATGTGATGCAAAGAACCGGGATGGTGAAAAGCTATTTGGAAACCAGTGCGCCATTCGACTAAGTCATGCAATGAAAAAATCCGGTATTAAATTCAACACTTTCCCAAAGGGAAGGAAGTGCTGGGTTCATCCTGGGGAAGAGCATATTCTTGCTGCAGCGGAACTTGCTGATTGGATTCAAAATTCAAAAATTCCAAATATGCTCGTCACTGAAAACATAACTGGTGAAAGCTGGCGGGAAAAAGTTGAGTCTAGAAAGGGAATCATATGCTTCGAAGATTATTATCTCCGAGGAGACGGTAGCGGAGGAGACCATATCGACCTCTGGAATGGTAGAGCAATGACCGGAATCGGTTCATATTTTCGCACTCGGTTCAATATAGTTATTCCCAGCATTTGGTCTGACTTGGGAAAATCCAAGAAAATAAGGTTCTTTCCAGTAACATGA
- the ltrA gene encoding group II intron reverse transcriptase/maturase codes for MSNFPSLLMRRTLDRNNLFRALQQVSRNQGAPGLDGMTVKQLPEYLKQTWIATRQKVLNSSYRPQPAKRVFIPKGNGGLRPLGIPTVQDRLIQQAIAQILSEQWEPKFHAFSFGFRPNRSTHQAIKQVQYFVRQGKRWTIDMDLKSFFDEVNHDKLMSTLKKSGMPADVLGLINRYLKAPTVVDGKFIATTKGVPQGGPLSPLLANIVLNELDWELHKRQLSFVRYADDFQILVGSRRSAERIKSSLTHFIKCKLKLTVNTEKSAEDHFWRRSFLGFRLLKKDARIKVSESSINKLKTKVRGITRRTRGRKFTQIIKELKKSLLGWKAYFDISEVLSPQKDLDKWIRRKLRCYLWKQWGRSGYRRLRRLGVDRFLEWNTAKSAHGPWRLSKSPALCRALPNRYFRNLGLPALADRKGKRVEPPWYVIRMPGGVGGEVS; via the coding sequence TTGTCCAATTTTCCATCTCTTTTAATGCGACGAACTCTAGATAGGAATAATCTGTTTCGAGCATTACAACAAGTTTCTCGTAATCAGGGTGCTCCTGGTCTGGATGGCATGACGGTAAAACAGTTACCGGAATACCTTAAGCAGACTTGGATTGCTACTCGACAAAAGGTGCTAAATAGTAGCTATCGTCCTCAACCGGCGAAACGTGTCTTTATACCAAAAGGCAATGGTGGTCTGCGCCCACTGGGTATCCCAACGGTGCAAGATAGGTTAATCCAACAAGCTATCGCACAGATTCTCAGTGAACAATGGGAGCCGAAGTTTCATGCTTTTAGCTTTGGTTTTAGACCAAATCGATCAACGCATCAGGCGATTAAACAAGTCCAATACTTTGTCCGGCAAGGAAAGCGCTGGACGATCGATATGGACTTGAAATCTTTCTTTGATGAGGTGAATCATGACAAACTCATGTCAACACTGAAGAAAAGCGGGATGCCGGCTGATGTGCTGGGGTTAATAAACCGATATCTAAAAGCACCGACGGTTGTGGATGGCAAGTTTATAGCTACAACAAAAGGCGTACCGCAAGGTGGGCCATTATCTCCACTACTAGCTAATATTGTACTTAATGAACTGGATTGGGAATTGCACAAGCGCCAACTCAGTTTTGTACGATATGCCGATGATTTTCAAATACTGGTGGGAAGTCGTCGGTCTGCAGAGCGGATAAAATCAAGCCTTACGCACTTCATCAAATGTAAGCTGAAGCTCACAGTAAATACTGAGAAGAGTGCAGAGGATCACTTCTGGAGGCGGAGTTTTCTAGGGTTTAGATTGTTGAAGAAAGATGCCCGGATAAAGGTATCGGAATCATCGATCAATAAATTGAAAACAAAGGTCAGAGGGATCACCCGTCGAACACGAGGCCGCAAGTTTACTCAGATCATAAAAGAGTTAAAGAAGTCCCTGCTTGGTTGGAAAGCGTACTTTGATATCAGTGAAGTACTGAGCCCTCAGAAGGATCTAGACAAGTGGATAAGACGGAAATTGCGATGTTATCTATGGAAGCAGTGGGGGCGTAGTGGTTACCGCAGATTAAGAAGGCTGGGAGTTGATCGCTTTCTAGAGTGGAATACAGCTAAATCAGCGCATGGACCATGGAGGCTAAGCAAAAGTCCGGCCCTTTGCAGAGCATTACCAAATAGATACTTTAGGAACTTGGGGCTGCCGGCATTGGCAGATAGAAAGGGGAAAAGAGTTGAACCGCCATGGTACGTGATCCGTATGCCTGGTGGTGTGGGAGGAGAGGTATCGTGA